The DNA sequence TATACTTCGCATTATGATGCTTCTTATCTACAACGATTCCTCCAAAAGTAGTTCCTTTGTGAGAGAAAAATGTTCTCTTTCCCTCGTTGACAATCTCACAGGCAGGACAGAGTCCTGCCAGATTATTCTTTGCATTATAGATTAATAGAGAGCAATCCTTAAAACGTCCCTCCGGATGATAATTCAAAAATCTTCTGCTCTGCAAAAATGTACCATTTACGGATTTTTCTTCTATAAACTTGTCCCATTCTGCCTCATGCTCGCTACTATATAACTCAAATCGAAACATAATATCCTCCTATTTCCATTGGTTAATGGCATCAATCACATAGGAAATCTCATCCTCTGTCATACCATAATACATTGGAATACTCAACTGGGTAGCAGAAATTTCTTCTGCAATTGGCAATGCCCCCTTAGAAATCTGTAATTCTTCATAAGCTCCCTGCAAATGCATTGGAATAGGATAATGCTTATTGGTTCCGATTCCCTTGTCATTCAGATATTTCTCTAATTCATCTCGTTTGTCACAACGAATTCCAAAAATATGGTACACATGAGTACAATTTTTCTCAATAGTTGGGAGAATCACTCGTGGATTGTCAATCTCTGTCAGATAACGATTTGCAATACGAACACGTTCCTTATTCCATTTTTCTAACTGACGCAACTTAATTCTTAAGAAAGCTGCCTGCACTTCATCCAATCTGGAGTTATTTCCCTGATAAATATGGTGATACTTATAATCAGAACCATAGTTACCAAGGGCTCTTACCTTGTCTGCCAATTCTTTATCGTTTGTCACCATAGCTCCTGCATCTCCCAGAGCTCCCAGATTCTTTCCCGGATAAAAACTAAACCCTGCTGCATCAGCTAACCCTCCAGTTCTTTTTCCCTTATAGGTTGCTCCATGAGCCTGTGCTGAGTCTTCTATTACTTTCAGATCATACTTC is a window from the Roseburia sp. 499 genome containing:
- a CDS encoding DegT/DnrJ/EryC1/StrS family aminotransferase gives rise to the protein MNIPFVSFEVMHKEIEAEILEKFKEVYEKNWFIQGEEVKKFEEEYAEYCGVKYCVGCGNGLDALFLPLKAYGIKSEDEVIVPSNTYIATALAVSYTGATPVFVEPKISTFNINPEEIEKKITSKTKAIMAVHLYGQPAEMEPILEIAKKYDLKVIEDSAQAHGATYKGKRTGGLADAAGFSFYPGKNLGALGDAGAMVTNDKELADKVRALGNYGSDYKYHHIYQGNNSRLDEVQAAFLRIKLRQLEKWNKERVRIANRYLTEIDNPRVILPTIEKNCTHVYHIFGIRCDKRDELEKYLNDKGIGTNKHYPIPMHLQGAYEELQISKGALPIAEEISATQLSIPMYYGMTEDEISYVIDAINQWK